In one window of Pseudomonas putida DNA:
- a CDS encoding AraC family transcriptional regulator, with protein sequence MTTALAALDPTLENQRLELADLILRHAGDPHGPPTAIEQLYLSRYEDNIRSKPGLALPALCVMAQGSKSLFLGDQQYAYDPLHYMVVSVTMPISRVRLDASPENPVLGLRIDLDAAEISQLIAENGPMLVPSVQSGLGLYVEKTDAHLLDALLRLVRLLDSPRDIPMLAPLFRREILYRLLRGPQGHRLYEIALANSQTHRVSQAITWLNKHFHLPLRIEELAREVNLSTSTLHHRFKAVTSMSPLQYQKQLRLQEARRLMLNDGLEAAVAGYRVGYESPSQFSREYSRLYGAPPIRDMARLRSSAG encoded by the coding sequence ATGACCACTGCCCTTGCCGCTCTCGACCCGACCCTGGAAAACCAGCGTCTGGAACTCGCTGACCTGATCCTGAGGCACGCAGGCGATCCCCACGGACCACCGACGGCCATCGAGCAGCTGTACCTGTCGCGCTATGAAGACAACATCCGTTCGAAGCCGGGCCTGGCCCTGCCGGCCCTCTGCGTCATGGCCCAGGGCAGCAAGAGTCTGTTCCTGGGCGATCAGCAGTATGCCTACGACCCGCTGCACTACATGGTGGTGTCGGTGACCATGCCGATCAGCCGGGTGAGGCTCGACGCCAGCCCGGAAAACCCGGTGCTTGGGCTGCGGATCGATCTGGACGCGGCAGAGATCAGCCAGTTGATTGCCGAAAACGGCCCGATGCTGGTGCCCAGCGTGCAGTCCGGGCTTGGGCTGTATGTGGAGAAGACCGATGCGCACCTGCTCGATGCCTTGCTGCGCCTGGTCCGCTTGCTCGATAGCCCGCGCGACATCCCGATGCTGGCCCCGCTGTTTCGCCGCGAAATCCTCTACCGCCTGCTGCGCGGGCCGCAGGGGCATCGCCTGTACGAGATTGCCCTGGCCAACAGCCAGACACACCGCGTGAGCCAGGCGATCACCTGGCTCAACAAGCATTTCCACCTGCCGCTGCGCATCGAGGAGCTGGCCCGGGAAGTGAACCTGAGCACCTCGACCCTGCACCACAGGTTCAAGGCCGTGACGTCCATGAGCCCGCTGCAGTACCAGAAGCAACTGCGACTGCAGGAAGCCCGGCGCCTGATGCTCAACGATGGGTTGGAGGCCGCGGTGGCGGGGTATCGGGTGGGCTATGAAAGCCCGTCGCAGTTCAGCCGGGAGTACAGCCGGCTGTATGGTGCGCCGCCGATTCGCGACATGGCGCGCCTGCGCTCGAGCGCGGGTTGA
- a CDS encoding ATP-binding protein: protein MPSPFRALRLALIILLILVGTALSASWAMHHAKRQAMQTDARRASEQLTLYANGLHTLIERYRALPAVLALDPELIDALRGPVGESLQDALNRKLERINGAANSSTLELLDRTGLAVAASNWRLPTTYVGSNYGFRPYFKQTRSQGTGSFYAVGVTSGVPGYFLSSAVNDEHGRFLGAMVVKLEFPELEREWRLGSDILLVSDARGIIFIANQNGWRYRELQPLTAADRAELAETRQYDKQPLVPLQHQLLTRFDERSTFSRVQGPDGSADYLWESLPLATEGWTLHLLRKPQVSEDARNAALSGAAVWLSLVFAVLFVSQRLRIARLRQRSREELTRLVEERTRELRTAQEGLVQSAKLAALGQMSAALAHEINQPLTTQRMQLETLRLLLDHGRHEQARQALEPLEQMLTRMAALTGHLKTFARNSPGGLRERLDLATVVDQALHLLDTRIRGEQVEVALYLARPAWVRGDAIRLEQVLINLLHNALDAMADKRYKRLEIRIEAEDERWHLSVLDSGGGIKDADLARVFDPFFTTKPVGEGLGLGLAISYGIVHEAGGQLQVENLPGGARFSLTLPRDLEPAC, encoded by the coding sequence ATGCCCTCACCCTTCCGCGCACTGCGCCTGGCCCTGATCATTCTGCTGATCCTGGTCGGCACTGCCCTCAGCGCCAGTTGGGCGATGCACCACGCCAAGCGCCAGGCGATGCAGACCGACGCACGCCGGGCCAGCGAGCAATTGACCCTCTACGCCAATGGCCTGCACACGCTCATCGAACGCTACCGTGCCCTGCCCGCCGTCCTGGCGCTGGACCCGGAGCTGATCGACGCCCTGCGCGGCCCGGTCGGCGAATCGCTGCAGGATGCGCTGAACCGCAAGCTCGAACGCATCAACGGTGCCGCCAACTCCTCGACCCTCGAACTGCTCGACCGCACCGGTCTCGCCGTGGCAGCCAGCAACTGGCGCCTGCCGACCACGTACGTCGGCTCCAACTATGGCTTTCGCCCCTATTTCAAGCAGACCCGCAGCCAGGGCACCGGCAGCTTCTACGCCGTCGGCGTGACCAGCGGCGTGCCGGGCTATTTCCTGTCCAGCGCAGTGAACGACGAGCACGGACGCTTCCTTGGTGCCATGGTGGTCAAGCTGGAGTTCCCCGAGCTTGAACGCGAATGGCGCCTGGGCAGCGACATCCTGCTGGTCAGCGATGCGCGCGGGATCATCTTCATCGCCAACCAGAACGGCTGGCGCTATCGCGAGCTGCAGCCCTTGACCGCCGCAGACCGCGCTGAGCTGGCCGAAACCCGCCAGTACGACAAACAGCCCCTGGTCCCTCTGCAGCACCAGTTGCTGACCCGTTTCGACGAACGCAGCACGTTCAGCCGCGTGCAGGGGCCGGACGGTAGCGCCGACTATCTGTGGGAGAGCTTGCCGCTGGCCACCGAAGGCTGGACCCTGCATCTGCTGCGCAAGCCGCAGGTCAGCGAGGATGCCCGCAACGCGGCGTTGTCTGGCGCCGCGGTGTGGTTGAGCCTGGTGTTCGCCGTGCTGTTCGTCAGCCAGCGCCTGCGCATCGCCCGCCTGCGCCAACGCAGCCGCGAAGAGCTGACGCGCCTGGTCGAGGAGCGCACACGCGAGTTGCGCACTGCCCAGGAAGGCCTGGTGCAGTCGGCCAAGTTGGCGGCGCTGGGGCAGATGTCGGCGGCGCTGGCCCATGAGATCAACCAGCCGTTGACCACCCAGCGCATGCAACTGGAAACCCTGCGCCTGCTGCTCGACCATGGCCGCCATGAACAGGCGCGTCAGGCGCTGGAGCCGCTGGAGCAGATGCTCACGCGCATGGCCGCCCTCACCGGCCACCTCAAGACCTTCGCACGCAATAGCCCAGGCGGGCTGCGCGAGCGTCTTGATCTGGCCACCGTGGTCGACCAGGCCCTGCACCTGCTCGACACCCGCATTCGCGGCGAGCAGGTCGAGGTGGCGCTGTACCTGGCGCGTCCTGCGTGGGTGCGCGGCGACGCGATCCGCCTTGAACAGGTGCTGATCAACCTGCTGCACAACGCCCTCGACGCCATGGCCGACAAGCGCTACAAACGTCTGGAGATCCGTATCGAAGCCGAGGACGAACGCTGGCACCTGAGCGTGCTCGACTCCGGTGGCGGCATCAAGGATGCCGACCTGGCCCGCGTCTTCGACCCCTTCTTCACCACCAAGCCGGTGGGCGAAGGGCTGGGCCTGGGCCTGGCGATTTCCTATGGCATCGTTCATGAAGCCGGCGGCCAGTTGCAGGTCGAAAACCTGCCTGGCGGTGCCCGCTTCAGCCTTACCCTGCCCCGCGACCTGGAGCCTGCATGTTGA
- a CDS encoding class I SAM-dependent methyltransferase, whose protein sequence is MSSSTPAADARAQFLTLLGDALHSETLTKLVLARHVGADHSLQRIIAKPVQIKGQPCLSLVYRHQTRDITRNLPLDQAQALVAELLPESFRNAHLFTAEGEVQLGFSKKGKPLLQRHSAQVPREAAAGGHDREKKRYLELSRPFLRDLGVTDTQGALIPSMSRKWKQINKFIEVFAHALGSAPLTADQVLRVADFGSGKGYLTFAMHDYLRNTLAREAQVTGVELRPDMVELCNAAAARLEHSGLEFQCGDVRSVVPDAIEVMIALHACDIATDYAIHTGIRCGASIIMCSPCCHKQIRPQLHSPGLLQPMLQYGLHLGQQAEMLTDSLRALYLEACGYETKVFEFISLEHTNKNKMILAVKRRQAGDNSALLEKIAQLKAFYGIQEHCLESLLRADGLIAG, encoded by the coding sequence ATGTCTTCCTCCACCCCCGCTGCGGACGCCCGCGCCCAGTTCCTGACCTTGCTGGGCGATGCCCTGCACAGCGAAACCCTGACCAAGCTGGTGCTGGCGCGTCATGTCGGCGCCGACCATAGCCTGCAGCGGATCATCGCCAAGCCAGTGCAGATCAAGGGTCAGCCCTGCCTGTCGCTGGTCTACCGTCACCAGACCCGCGACATCACCCGCAACCTGCCGCTGGATCAGGCCCAGGCCCTGGTCGCCGAGTTGTTGCCGGAGAGCTTTCGCAATGCCCACCTGTTCACCGCCGAAGGCGAGGTGCAACTGGGGTTCAGCAAGAAGGGCAAGCCGCTGTTGCAACGTCACAGCGCCCAGGTGCCGCGCGAGGCTGCGGCGGGCGGGCACGATCGTGAGAAGAAACGCTATCTGGAACTGTCGCGGCCATTTCTGCGCGATCTGGGTGTGACCGACACTCAAGGTGCGCTGATTCCGTCGATGTCGCGCAAGTGGAAGCAGATCAACAAGTTCATCGAGGTCTTCGCGCATGCCCTGGGCAGTGCGCCGCTGACTGCCGACCAGGTGCTGCGAGTCGCCGACTTCGGTTCGGGCAAGGGCTACCTGACCTTCGCCATGCATGACTACCTGCGCAACACCCTGGCTCGCGAAGCGCAAGTGACCGGCGTGGAATTGCGCCCCGACATGGTCGAGCTGTGCAACGCTGCCGCGGCGCGGCTGGAGCATTCTGGCCTGGAGTTCCAGTGCGGCGATGTGCGCAGCGTGGTGCCCGATGCCATCGAGGTGATGATCGCGCTGCACGCCTGCGATATCGCCACCGACTACGCCATCCATACCGGGATCCGCTGCGGCGCGTCGATCATCATGTGCTCACCGTGCTGCCACAAGCAGATCCGTCCGCAACTGCACAGCCCAGGGCTGTTGCAGCCCATGCTGCAGTACGGGCTGCACCTGGGCCAGCAGGCCGAGATGCTCACCGACAGCCTGCGCGCGTTGTACCTGGAAGCCTGTGGCTACGAGACCAAGGTGTTCGAGTTCATTTCGTTGGAGCACACCAACAAGAACAAGATGATCCTGGCGGTCAAGCGCAGACAGGCTGGGGATAACAGCGCACTGCTGGAGAAGATCGCCCAGCTCAAGGCGTTCTATGGGATACAGGAGCATTGCCTGGAGAGCCTGTTGCGGGCCGATGGGCTCATTGCCGGCTGA
- a CDS encoding flavin reductase family protein — protein MHYYEPAKGHGLPHDPFNAIVGPRPIGWISSHDREGRLNLAPYSFFNAFNYIPPIIGFCSVGRKDSLNNIEQTGEFVWNLATRPLAEQMNQSCAAVAADINEFELSGLTPAPSNVVGVPRVGESPVNFECKVSQIIQLKRADQELVPSWLILGEVVAVHIAEHLLKEGIYDTAAAEPILRGGGPADYFELGNLFKMRRPQA, from the coding sequence ATGCACTACTACGAACCCGCCAAAGGCCACGGCCTGCCCCACGACCCGTTCAACGCCATCGTCGGCCCCCGGCCCATCGGCTGGATCTCCTCCCATGATCGCGAAGGTCGCCTGAACCTGGCGCCCTACAGCTTCTTCAACGCCTTCAACTACATTCCACCGATCATCGGTTTCTGCAGCGTCGGGCGCAAAGACAGCCTGAACAACATCGAACAGACCGGCGAGTTCGTCTGGAACCTGGCCACGCGCCCGCTGGCCGAGCAGATGAACCAGAGCTGCGCGGCAGTGGCTGCAGATATCAACGAATTCGAGCTGAGCGGCCTGACACCGGCGCCCTCGAACGTGGTCGGCGTGCCGCGGGTGGGTGAGAGCCCGGTGAACTTCGAGTGCAAGGTGAGCCAGATCATCCAGCTCAAGCGCGCCGATCAGGAGCTGGTGCCCAGCTGGCTGATCCTGGGTGAAGTGGTGGCCGTGCATATCGCCGAACACCTGCTCAAAGAGGGTATCTACGACACTGCTGCCGCCGAGCCGATCCTGCGTGGCGGTGGCCCGGCGGATTACTTCGAGCTGGGCAACCTGTTCAAGATGCGTCGCCCGCAGGCCTGA
- the bglX gene encoding beta-glucosidase BglX, with product MMKLSLLGLAMGLASQAAVAATSAPPLEDKRAFIDHLISQMTVDEKIGQLRLISISPEMPREKIREEIAAGRIGGTFNSRTAPENRPMQDAAMRSRLKIPMFFAYDTIHGERTIFPISLGLAATWDMDAIAKVGRTSAIEASADALDMTFAPMVDIARDPRWGRTSEGFGEDTYLTSKIGQVMVRSFQGKSPAEPDSIMAIVKHFALYGAVEGGRDYNTVDMSLPKMYNDYLPPYRASLDAGAGGVMVALNSINGVPATSNTWLMNDLLRKEWGFKGVTISDHGAIQELIRHGVARDGREAAKLAIKAGIDMSMNDTLYGQELPGLLKSGEVTQAELDQAVREVLGAKYDMGLFKNPYVRIGKPETDLKDYYGDDRLHREAARDVARRSLVLLENKNQALPLKKAGTIALVGPLADAPIDMMGSWAADGRPEHSVTVREGLRRATEGKAKVIYAKGSNITGDKAIFDYLNFLNFAAPEIIDDPRPAAVLIDEAVKAAKQSDVVVAVVGESRGMSHESSSRTTLEIPAVQRELIKALKATGKPLVLVLMNGRPLSIAWEREQADAILETWFSGTEGGNAIADVLFGDYNPSGKLAITFPRSVGQIPMYYNHLSIGRPFTPGKPGNYTSQYFEEPNGPLYPFGYGLSYSTFELSDLALSKTALKRGDNLQAEVTVKNTGKVDGETVVQLYIQDVSASMSRPVKELKNFQKVLLKAGESRTLTFRISEDDLKFYNGQLQHVAEPGQFNVQIGLDSQAVQQQSFELL from the coding sequence ATGATGAAACTGTCCTTGCTGGGCCTGGCCATGGGCCTTGCCAGTCAGGCGGCCGTGGCCGCCACCTCTGCCCCGCCCCTGGAAGACAAGCGGGCCTTCATCGACCATCTGATCAGCCAGATGACCGTCGACGAGAAGATCGGTCAGTTGCGCCTGATCAGTATCAGCCCGGAAATGCCGCGCGAAAAGATCCGCGAGGAGATCGCCGCCGGTCGCATCGGCGGTACCTTCAACTCGCGCACAGCGCCGGAGAACCGGCCGATGCAGGATGCCGCCATGCGCAGCCGCCTGAAGATTCCGATGTTCTTTGCGTACGACACCATCCATGGTGAGCGTACGATCTTCCCGATAAGCCTGGGCCTGGCAGCGACCTGGGACATGGACGCCATCGCCAAGGTCGGCCGCACCTCGGCCATCGAAGCTTCGGCCGATGCCCTGGACATGACCTTCGCGCCGATGGTCGACATCGCCCGCGACCCTCGCTGGGGCCGCACCAGCGAGGGCTTCGGCGAAGACACCTACCTCACCTCGAAGATCGGCCAGGTGATGGTCCGCTCGTTCCAGGGCAAGAGCCCGGCCGAGCCCGACAGCATCATGGCCATCGTCAAGCACTTCGCCCTGTATGGCGCAGTGGAAGGCGGGCGCGACTACAACACGGTCGATATGAGCCTGCCGAAAATGTACAACGACTACCTGCCACCCTACCGCGCCAGCCTCGACGCCGGTGCAGGCGGGGTGATGGTGGCGCTGAACTCGATCAACGGCGTACCGGCCACCTCCAATACCTGGCTGATGAACGATCTGCTGCGCAAGGAGTGGGGCTTCAAGGGCGTGACCATCAGCGACCACGGCGCCATCCAGGAGCTGATCCGCCACGGCGTCGCCCGCGACGGCCGCGAGGCGGCGAAGCTGGCGATCAAGGCCGGCATCGACATGAGCATGAACGACACCCTCTACGGCCAGGAACTGCCGGGCCTGCTCAAGTCCGGTGAAGTGACCCAGGCCGAGCTCGACCAGGCGGTACGCGAAGTGCTGGGCGCCAAGTACGACATGGGTCTGTTCAAGAACCCCTACGTGCGCATCGGCAAGCCCGAGACCGATCTCAAGGACTACTACGGCGACGACCGCCTGCACCGTGAGGCCGCCCGCGACGTGGCACGGCGCAGCCTGGTGCTGCTGGAGAACAAGAACCAGGCCCTGCCGCTGAAGAAGGCCGGCACCATCGCCCTGGTCGGCCCACTGGCCGATGCCCCGATCGACATGATGGGCAGTTGGGCTGCCGACGGCCGCCCCGAACATTCGGTGACGGTTCGCGAAGGCCTGCGTCGCGCCACCGAAGGCAAGGCCAAGGTCATCTACGCCAAGGGTTCGAACATCACCGGCGACAAGGCGATCTTCGACTACCTGAACTTCCTCAACTTCGCGGCGCCAGAAATCATCGACGATCCGCGCCCGGCCGCCGTGCTGATCGATGAAGCGGTCAAGGCCGCCAAGCAATCGGACGTGGTAGTGGCGGTGGTGGGTGAGTCGCGCGGCATGTCCCACGAGTCATCCAGCCGCACCACCCTGGAGATTCCGGCAGTACAGCGCGAGCTGATCAAGGCGCTCAAAGCCACCGGCAAACCCCTGGTGCTGGTGCTGATGAACGGCCGCCCGCTGTCGATCGCCTGGGAGCGCGAGCAGGCCGATGCCATCCTCGAAACCTGGTTCAGCGGCACCGAAGGCGGCAACGCCATCGCCGATGTGCTGTTCGGTGACTACAACCCATCCGGCAAGCTGGCCATCACCTTCCCGCGGTCGGTCGGGCAGATCCCGATGTACTACAACCACCTGAGCATCGGTCGCCCGTTCACCCCGGGCAAGCCGGGCAACTACACCTCGCAGTACTTCGAGGAGCCCAATGGCCCGCTGTATCCGTTCGGTTACGGCCTGAGCTACAGCACCTTCGAGCTCTCGGATCTTGCGCTGTCGAAGACCGCGCTCAAGCGCGGTGACAACCTGCAGGCCGAAGTGACGGTGAAGAACACCGGCAAGGTCGATGGCGAAACCGTGGTGCAGCTGTACATCCAGGATGTCAGCGCTTCGATGAGCCGTCCGGTGAAAGAGCTGAAGAACTTCCAGAAGGTGCTGCTCAAGGCGGGCGAGTCCCGAACCTTGACCTTCCGCATCAGCGAGGATGACCTGAAGTTCTACAATGGCCAGCTCCAGCATGTGGCCGAGCCTGGGCAGTTCAACGTCCAGATCGGACTGGACTCGCAGGCCGTGCAGCAGCAGAGCTTCGAGTTGCTGTAG
- a CDS encoding TPM domain-containing protein has product MTLLNEYEQRQVAEAIARAEQRTDAELVTVLARHADDYAYLPLLWAVLLALALPGLVQVLLGWPGLRGLLVAQVLTFIAFSLLLRNPRLAGWLVPRVLRHRRAADLARRQFREQNLQRTEGATGVLIFVSEAERYVTILADEGIAQHLDERARAELVARFTAQVCAGRTLQGFVECIDACGELLSQHLPPTRRRNQLPNQLVILD; this is encoded by the coding sequence ATGACCCTTCTCAATGAATACGAACAACGCCAGGTTGCCGAAGCCATCGCTCGTGCCGAACAGCGCACCGACGCGGAGCTGGTGACGGTGCTGGCGCGCCACGCCGATGACTATGCGTACCTGCCGTTGCTGTGGGCCGTGCTGCTGGCGCTGGCGCTCCCCGGATTGGTGCAGGTGCTGCTGGGGTGGCCAGGGCTGCGTGGGCTGCTGGTCGCCCAGGTACTGACCTTCATCGCCTTCAGCCTGTTGCTGCGTAACCCGCGCCTGGCCGGCTGGCTGGTCCCACGGGTGCTGCGCCACCGCCGTGCCGCCGATCTTGCCCGGCGGCAATTTCGTGAGCAAAACCTGCAACGCACCGAGGGGGCTACCGGGGTGTTGATCTTCGTCAGCGAGGCGGAGCGCTATGTGACCATCCTGGCGGACGAGGGCATCGCCCAGCATCTGGACGAACGAGCACGTGCCGAACTGGTGGCACGTTTTACCGCGCAGGTCTGCGCGGGGCGCACCTTGCAGGGGTTCGTCGAATGCATCGATGCCTGCGGCGAGTTGCTCAGCCAGCACCTGCCGCCGACGCGGCGGCGCAACCAGTTGCCCAACCAGCTGGTGATCCTGGATTGA
- a CDS encoding putative quinol monooxygenase, giving the protein MTLHQPVTHLAFIRASSGRSAELGMRLRDLLEPSLRSPGCLAFTVQRSQVDADLWLLSGSWQDQQAMSGYFASPTLEVFGDLLQERVVASMDLQTFD; this is encoded by the coding sequence ATGACCTTGCATCAACCGGTCACACACTTGGCTTTCATCCGTGCCAGCAGCGGTCGTTCGGCGGAACTCGGCATGCGCCTGCGCGACCTGCTCGAGCCTTCGCTGCGCAGCCCAGGCTGTCTGGCGTTCACCGTCCAGCGCTCCCAGGTTGACGCCGACCTCTGGCTGCTCAGCGGCAGCTGGCAGGACCAGCAGGCCATGAGCGGTTACTTCGCTTCGCCGACGCTCGAGGTCTTCGGCGACCTGCTGCAGGAGCGGGTGGTGGCGAGCATGGACCTGCAGACCTTCGATTGA
- a CDS encoding MFS transporter — MDNATTLPAGAATAPAAEKTTASRLKSIFSGSIGNMVEWYDWYVYAAFSLYFAKAFFPAGDTTAQLLNTAAIFAVGFLMRPIGGWLMGLYADRKGRKAALMASVLLMCAGSLVIALTPGYETIGVAAPILLVIARLMQGLSVGGEYGTSATYLSEMASKERRGFFSSFQYVTLISGQLIALAVLIILQNVLTTEQLYAWGWRVPFVIGALCAVVALYLRRGMEETASFTKKEKSKESLMRTLMRHPKELMTVVGLTMGGTLAFYTYTTYMQKYLVNTVGMSISDSTTISAATLFLFMCLQPVIGGLSDKIGRRPILIAFGVLGTLFTVPILSTLHTIQSWWGAFFLIMAALIIVSGYTSINAVVKAELFPTEIRALGVGLPYALTVSIFGGTAEYVALWFKSAGMETGFYWYVTGCIACSLLVYATMKDTKQHSRITTD, encoded by the coding sequence ATGGATAACGCCACCACCCTGCCCGCCGGGGCGGCCACTGCGCCCGCCGCGGAAAAAACCACCGCCAGTCGTCTCAAGTCGATCTTCAGCGGTTCGATCGGCAACATGGTCGAATGGTACGACTGGTACGTCTACGCCGCATTCTCGCTGTACTTCGCCAAAGCCTTCTTCCCCGCTGGCGACACCACCGCACAACTGCTCAACACCGCCGCGATCTTCGCAGTGGGCTTCCTGATGCGCCCGATCGGTGGCTGGCTGATGGGGCTGTACGCCGACCGCAAGGGCCGCAAGGCTGCGCTGATGGCTTCGGTACTGCTGATGTGCGCAGGCTCGCTGGTCATCGCCCTGACGCCGGGCTATGAAACCATCGGCGTCGCCGCGCCTATCCTGCTGGTGATCGCACGCCTGATGCAGGGTCTGTCGGTCGGCGGTGAATATGGCACCTCGGCCACCTACCTCAGCGAGATGGCCAGCAAGGAACGCCGTGGCTTCTTCTCCAGTTTCCAGTACGTCACCCTGATTTCCGGCCAGCTCATCGCCCTGGCGGTGCTGATCATCCTGCAGAACGTGCTGACCACCGAACAGCTGTATGCCTGGGGCTGGCGTGTGCCCTTCGTGATCGGCGCGCTGTGTGCGGTGGTTGCGCTGTACCTGCGCCGTGGGATGGAAGAGACCGCTTCCTTCACCAAGAAGGAGAAGTCCAAGGAAAGCCTGATGCGCACCCTGATGCGCCACCCCAAGGAGCTGATGACCGTCGTCGGCCTGACCATGGGCGGCACCCTGGCCTTCTACACCTACACCACCTACATGCAGAAGTACCTGGTCAACACCGTCGGCATGAGCATCAGCGACTCGACCACCATCTCGGCGGCCACGCTGTTCCTGTTCATGTGCCTGCAGCCGGTGATCGGCGGGCTGTCCGACAAGATCGGCCGGCGCCCGATCCTCATCGCCTTCGGCGTGCTGGGCACCCTGTTCACCGTACCGATCCTCAGCACCCTGCACACCATCCAGAGCTGGTGGGGCGCCTTCTTCCTGATCATGGCGGCGCTGATCATCGTCAGTGGCTACACCTCGATCAACGCCGTGGTGAAGGCCGAGCTGTTCCCCACCGAGATCCGCGCCCTGGGCGTTGGCCTGCCCTACGCACTGACCGTGTCGATCTTCGGCGGCACCGCCGAGTACGTGGCGCTGTGGTTCAAGAGCGCCGGCATGGAAACCGGCTTCTACTGGTACGTCACCGGCTGCATCGCCTGCTCGCTGCTGGTCTACGCGACCATGAAGGACACCAAGCAGCACTCGCGCATCACCACTGATTGA
- a CDS encoding sigma-54-dependent transcriptional regulator, which produces MLNSVIVVDDEASIRTAVEQWLSLSGFSVQLFARAEECLAQLPQHFPGVVISDVRMPGMDGLQLLEHLQAQDPDLPVILLTGHGDVPMAVEAMRKGAYDFLEKPFTPQHLLGSLRRALDKRQLVLENRALHQQADLKERLQATLLGMSQGLQQLRRQVLELAGLPVNVLIRGETGSGKERVARCLHDFGPRADKPFVALNCAAIPEALFEAELFGHESGAFTGAQGKRIGKLEYANGGTVFLDEIESMPLAQQAKLLRVIQEQKLERLGANQSISVDLRIIAATKPDLLDEARAGRFREDLAYRLNVAELRLAPLRERREDIPLLFEHFVRTAAERLGRSSTPPLSGAQLAQLLAHDWPGNVRELANAAERHALGLGSSSIEVAPGGQSLSEQMEAFELQCLRAALRQHKGEIKGVMETLQLPRRTLNEKMQRHGLMREDFIERE; this is translated from the coding sequence ATGTTGAATTCAGTGATCGTCGTCGACGACGAAGCCAGCATCCGCACCGCGGTGGAGCAATGGCTGAGCCTGTCCGGCTTCAGCGTGCAGTTGTTCGCCCGCGCAGAGGAATGTCTCGCGCAACTGCCACAGCACTTCCCCGGCGTGGTTATCAGCGATGTGCGCATGCCGGGCATGGATGGCCTGCAACTGCTCGAGCACCTGCAGGCGCAAGACCCTGACCTGCCGGTGATCCTGCTCACCGGTCACGGCGATGTGCCGATGGCAGTGGAAGCCATGCGCAAGGGTGCCTACGACTTCCTGGAAAAACCCTTCACCCCGCAGCACTTGCTGGGCAGCCTGCGCCGCGCCCTGGACAAGCGCCAACTGGTGCTGGAAAACCGCGCGCTGCACCAGCAGGCCGACCTCAAGGAACGGCTGCAAGCGACCCTGCTGGGGATGTCCCAGGGCCTGCAACAGTTGCGTCGGCAGGTACTGGAACTGGCGGGGTTGCCAGTCAATGTGCTGATCCGCGGCGAAACCGGCAGCGGCAAGGAGCGCGTGGCGCGATGCCTGCACGACTTCGGCCCACGCGCCGACAAACCCTTCGTCGCCCTCAATTGCGCGGCAATCCCCGAAGCCCTGTTCGAGGCCGAGCTGTTCGGCCATGAGAGCGGCGCCTTCACCGGCGCCCAGGGCAAACGCATCGGCAAGCTGGAATATGCCAACGGCGGCACGGTATTTCTCGACGAGATCGAAAGCATGCCACTGGCCCAGCAGGCCAAGTTGCTGCGGGTGATTCAGGAGCAGAAACTCGAACGCCTGGGTGCCAACCAGAGCATCAGCGTCGACTTGCGCATCATCGCCGCGACCAAACCCGATCTGCTCGACGAGGCTCGCGCCGGGCGATTTCGCGAAGACCTGGCGTACCGCCTGAACGTTGCCGAACTGCGTCTGGCGCCACTGCGCGAGCGGCGCGAGGACATCCCGCTGCTGTTCGAGCATTTCGTCCGTACCGCCGCCGAGCGCCTGGGGCGCAGCAGCACACCGCCGCTTTCAGGCGCGCAACTGGCACAACTGCTGGCCCATGACTGGCCGGGCAATGTGCGCGAGCTGGCCAATGCCGCCGAGCGCCATGCGCTGGGGCTGGGTTCATCGAGCATCGAGGTGGCGCCGGGAGGTCAGTCGCTGAGCGAACAAATGGAGGCGTTCGAGCTGCAATGCCTGCGCGCCGCGCTGCGTCAGCACAAGGGCGAGATCAAAGGGGTCATGGAGACGCTGCAACTGCCGCGGCGTACGCTGAACGAGAAGATGCAGCGCCATGGCCTGATGCGCGAGGATTTTATCGAGCGCGAATGA